A part of Rhodamnia argentea isolate NSW1041297 chromosome 8, ASM2092103v1, whole genome shotgun sequence genomic DNA contains:
- the LOC115744736 gene encoding 3-dehydroquinate synthase, chloroplastic, translating to MASTANAFRLTVSPKPAANASADAFVRPETLSFCSSAGGVRLRRSGGACSVSASSGAGAGAVRFRVRAGAAQVMDKSASEASSKAPTIVEVDLGNRSYPIYIGSGLLDQPELLQRHVHGKRVLVVTNETVAPIYLDKVVDALTKGNPNVSVDHVILPDGEKYKDMDTLMKVFDKAIESRLDRRCTFIALGGGVIGDLCGYAAASFLRGVNFIQIPTTVMAQVDSSVGGKTGINHRLGKNLIGAFYQPQCVLIDTDTLTTLPDRELASGLAEVIKYGLIRDAEFFEWQEKNMHALMARDPLALAYAIKRSCENKAEVVSLDEKESGLRATLNLGHTFGHAIETGFGYGQWLHGEAVAAGIVMAVDMSYRLGWIDESIVTRVDKILKQAKLPILPPETMTVEMFKSVMAVDKKVADGLLRLILLKGPLGNCVFTGDYDRKALDETLRAFAKS from the exons ATGGCCTCCACGGCGAACGCCTTCAGGCTCACCGTCTCTCCGAAGCCCGCCGCCAACGCCTCCGCCGACGCGTTCGTCCGGCCGGAGACGCTTTCGTTCTGCTCCTCCGCGGGCGGCGTTCGGTTGAGGCGGAGCGGCGGCGCGTGCTCCGTGAGCGCGAGCTCGGGCGCGGGCGCGGGCGCCGTGAGGTTCAGAGTCCGCGCGGGCGCGGCTCAGGTCATGGACAAGTCCGCGAGCGAGGCCAGCTCCAAGGCTCCCACCATCGTCGAGGTCGACCTGGGCAACCGGAGCTACCCGATTTACATCGGGTCCGGACTCCTGGACCAGCCCGAGCTCTTGCAGAG GCATGTTCATGGAAAAAGGGTTCTTGTGGTGACTAACGAAACCGTGGCGCCAATTTACTTGGATAAAGTTGTTGACGCTTTAACCAAGGGAAACCCGAATGTTTCTGTCGATCATGTGATCTTACCAGATGGTGAGAAGTACAAGGACATG GACACCCTGATGAAAGTTTTTGACAAGGCAATTGAGTCGCGATTGGACCGCCGATGCACATTTATCGCCCTTGGTGGTGGTGTGATCGGCGACTTGTGTGGGTATGCTGCCGCTTCGTTCCTCCGTGGTGTTAACTTCATTCAGATTCCCACGACGGTTATGGCTCAG GTGGATTCTTCTGTTGGGGGGAAGACTGGCATCAATCACCGCCTCGGGAAAAATTTGATTGGTGCGTTCTACCAACCACAGTGTGTGCTTATAGACACTGACACTCTGACCACCTTGCCAGATAGGGAATTAGCATCAGGCCTTGCTGAGGTTATTAAGTATGGGCTTATAAGGGACGCTGAATTTTTCGAGTGGCAGGAAAAGAATATGCATGCCTTAATGGCCAG GGATCCATTGGCACTAGCATATGCTATAAAGCGTTCCTGTGAAAATAAGGCTGAGGTTGTGTCCTTAGACGAAAAGGAAAGTGGATTGAGGGCAACATTGAACTTGGGACACACGTTTGGCCAT GCTATTGAGACTGGTTTCGGGTACGGTCAATGGCTGCATGGAGAAGCAGTTGCGGCAGGCATT GTTATGGCCGTTGATATGTCCTACCGGCTCGGTTGGATCGATGAATCGATTGTGACCCGAGTTGACAAGATTCTAAAGCAGGCCAAATTGCCGATTCTCCCTCCTGAAACCATGACTGTGGAGATGTTTAAGTCTGTCATGGCG GTCGACAAGAAGGTAGCCGACGGGCTGCTAAGACTCATCCTTCTAAAAGGGCCTCTTGGTAACTGCGTCTTCACAGGTGATTACGATAGGAAGGCCCTCGATGAGACGCTCCGTGCATTCGCCAAGTCTTGA
- the LOC115744690 gene encoding probable methyltransferase TCM_000168, whose protein sequence is METELILSMNGGCGEETYAENYKIQTAYLSRTMPVLHAALLDFSTKKLPATVTIADLGCSSGPNTLLAISESMSIIHDRCRQFGRSPLQFLVFLNDLPSKDFNMVFKSLPKFQERMREENGQGFGPCCIAGVPGSFYGRLFSSTSLHWLSQVPLELSNRSNKALVNEGKIYISRTSPPGVAEAYLDQSRRDFSSIRAFEMSTLLRIQPLLILELLNAPAEINRA, encoded by the exons ATGGAAACTGAGCTGATTCTGAGTATGAATGGCGGCTGCGGAGAAGAGACCTATGCCGAGAACTACAAAATAC AAACCGCATATCTTTCCAGGACAATGCCGGTGTTGCATGCAGCTTTACTGGATTTCAGCACCAAGAAACTTCCTGCTACTGTCACGATCGCCGATCTCGGCTGCTCTTCCGGGCCAAACactctcttggcgatctctgAAAGTATGAGCATCATCCACGACAGATGCCGCCAATTCGGACGCTCGCCGCTTCAGTTCCTCGTGTTCCTGAACGACCTCCCTTCCAAGGACTTCAACATGGTCTTCAAGTCCCTTCCAAAGTTCCAGGAGAGGATGAGGGAAGAGAACGGCCAGGGCTTCGGGCCGTGTTGCATCGCTGGAGTTCCAGGTTCCTTCTATGGTAGGCTTTTCTCTTCCACGAGCCTCCATTGGCTCTCCCAG GTACCTCTGGAGCTGAGCAACCGATCTAACAAAGCGCTGGtaaatgaagggaaaatttatatttctagGACAAGTCCACCGGGAGTTGCAGAAGCTTATTTGGACCAATCCAGGAGGGACTTCTCTTCAATTAGAGCATTTGAAATGTCCACACTTCTACGAATTCAACCACTTCTGATTCTAGAACTCCTAAACGCTCCGGCGGAAATCAACCGCGCCTGA